From a region of the Thiorhodovibrio winogradskyi genome:
- the treZ gene encoding malto-oligosyltrehalose trehalohydrolase encodes MTEQQRQVRRCQSMPFGCERDPEGRFCFQLWAPAASQVLLRLTSDGREHLIPMERTRDAWYRHCSDLAQPGDLYCYQLNNGLCVPDPASRYQPLDVHGPSQVVDAHAFAWQDVRWRGRPWPEAVFYELHVGSFSPTGDFTGVEARLDDLVDLGITAIELMPLADFPGRWNWGYDGALLFAPDSRYGTPDDLKRLVQAAHQRGLMVFVDVVYNHFGPEGNYLHCYAPGFFHPERQTPWGAAMDFDGPHAAPVREFFICNALFWIFEYGFDGLRLDAVDRIVDGSQPDFLDELATRVRSVVGFDRHVHLVLENDHNDARRHARDGKGRPVFYTAQWNDDAHHALHAALTGESDGVYQDYADAPIERVGRSLAEGFCYQGESSAFRAGRVRGTASAHLPPIAFVNFLQNHDQIGNRGFGERLEHLIPARSFEAALATVLLAPAPPLLFMGQEFAATTPFLFFCDLEPSLMEQVSAGRRREFATQSAFSDPGLLHEIPLPGDPQSFLASRLDWSERERSAGRERLALHAKLLRLRAEHILPLLPGLHHGGRWQRLGEAGLSWCWRTRQGERLHLSVNLGLEPIGREHSGQAAWPVEPDRDRITPIYEQPVRQEIESSSDSWSDRLSEWPPGWVCCWMDAADS; translated from the coding sequence TTGACTGAACAACAGCGGCAGGTGCGGCGGTGCCAGTCCATGCCATTTGGCTGCGAGCGCGACCCAGAAGGACGCTTTTGCTTTCAACTGTGGGCGCCGGCGGCCAGCCAGGTGTTGCTGCGACTGACATCCGATGGGCGCGAGCATCTCATCCCTATGGAACGCACGCGGGACGCCTGGTACCGTCACTGCTCCGATCTCGCTCAACCCGGCGATCTTTACTGCTATCAACTCAACAACGGGCTTTGCGTGCCCGACCCTGCTTCGCGTTATCAACCGCTGGATGTTCACGGACCCAGTCAGGTGGTGGATGCCCATGCCTTTGCTTGGCAGGATGTCCGTTGGCGCGGCCGTCCTTGGCCGGAGGCCGTCTTCTATGAGTTGCATGTTGGCAGTTTCTCGCCCACCGGGGACTTTACCGGTGTTGAAGCGCGGCTGGATGATCTGGTCGATCTCGGCATCACGGCCATCGAACTAATGCCCCTTGCTGACTTTCCCGGCCGCTGGAACTGGGGCTACGACGGTGCCCTGTTGTTTGCGCCCGATAGCCGCTATGGCACGCCGGACGATCTCAAGCGTTTAGTGCAGGCCGCGCACCAGCGCGGGCTCATGGTCTTTGTGGATGTGGTCTACAACCACTTTGGGCCGGAAGGCAATTATCTGCACTGCTACGCGCCCGGATTTTTCCACCCCGAGCGCCAGACGCCCTGGGGCGCGGCCATGGATTTCGATGGGCCGCATGCCGCCCCTGTGCGTGAGTTTTTTATTTGCAACGCACTATTTTGGATTTTCGAATACGGCTTCGATGGGTTACGCCTGGATGCGGTTGATCGCATTGTCGACGGCTCCCAGCCCGATTTCCTCGACGAATTGGCAACGCGGGTGCGATCCGTGGTGGGTTTTGATCGCCATGTTCATCTGGTGTTGGAAAACGACCATAATGACGCCCGTCGCCATGCACGCGATGGGAAGGGTCGGCCCGTCTTTTATACCGCTCAGTGGAACGATGATGCCCATCATGCCCTGCATGCGGCCCTGACCGGTGAGTCCGACGGCGTCTACCAGGACTATGCCGATGCTCCCATCGAGCGGGTGGGGCGGTCCTTGGCCGAGGGCTTCTGCTATCAGGGGGAGTCCTCGGCCTTTCGTGCCGGGCGCGTGCGCGGGACCGCCAGTGCTCATTTGCCGCCAATCGCCTTTGTCAATTTTTTGCAGAACCATGATCAGATTGGTAACCGAGGGTTTGGTGAACGACTGGAGCACCTAATCCCGGCGCGGTCTTTCGAGGCAGCTCTGGCCACGGTGCTCTTGGCGCCGGCGCCGCCTTTGCTGTTCATGGGGCAGGAATTTGCCGCGACCACGCCGTTTTTGTTTTTTTGTGATCTTGAGCCCAGCCTGATGGAGCAAGTGAGCGCGGGGCGTCGGCGCGAGTTCGCCACGCAGTCGGCATTTTCGGATCCGGGGTTATTGCATGAGATCCCGCTGCCGGGCGACCCCCAAAGCTTTCTGGCCTCCCGCCTGGACTGGTCGGAACGCGAGCGTTCAGCAGGTCGGGAGCGGCTGGCGCTGCATGCCAAGCTTTTGCGGCTGCGGGCAGAGCACATTCTTCCCCTGTTGCCAGGGTTGCATCATGGCGGTCGCTGGCAGCGGCTGGGGGAGGCGGGACTGTCCTGGTGTTGGCGGACGCGGCAGGGCGAACGCTTGCATCTGAGCGTGAATTTGGGGTTGGAGCCGATTGGACGGGAGCATAGCGGGCAGGCAGCCTGGCCAGTCGAGCCGGATCGGGACCGAATCACGCCGATTTATGAGCAGCCCGTCAGGCAAGAGATCGAGTCCTCGTCCGACTCCTGGAGCGACCGGCTCTCCGAGTGGCCGCCTGGCTGGGTTTGCTGTTGGATGGATGCGGCTGATTCCTGA